AGAGGAGGGTGAACGCTAATTTCTTCAGTTCTGTGGCTGGTTCCGTAGATATCCGAATTAAGGAGGGAATtagttttgaaattattctAAGATCAGTAGTACTACCAGATAGTAAtatgtttttgtttttagATATTAACTCGCACGCACTGGTTCGTACTAACCGGCCCACATCACCTTGTTCTGTGATCGTATAatcattcaagaaatcAAGGAGTGAATTTTCATGTAAGAGACCAGAAGTTATTAAAAGTTGGAACTTAGTAGTATCAGCTGTCAACGAATCAATTATTTTAGATTTCGATTGGCATGAAAGAGTCTGCAATtgtttataaaaaatttcagaAAAGTGTCTTGGTTCTAATTTAGGTAGAGAAGAACAAACTATAAGGTTATTTGACTTTATCTGTTTTTCATACTCTTTCCAGAATAATTCTGcaacttcattattttcaaatttagaACGGATAGAATCTGATAATACAGAAATTACTTGCTTCGTTAGGTTAtcaaattctttgaaaacCAATGGGTCTCTAGTAGGTATTGATTTCACAATTGAGAAAAATCTATAACAGTCGTCTTTTGTAAATTTCAATGTCTGTTCATAATTTGATGCAAAATgataaatgaatattttcaaaattactGTATATTGGAATAATCTATTGGAATTTATATTTCTGTGACGTTTAAAAATGTCAAATGCTTTGAAGTTTGTAATGAGTTCATCAAGGAAGTTCCTATATTTTTGAAGGACGTCTTTGTCTTGTGCAATTTTTGTACGAAGAATCAATTCTATGAGTAAGTAAACGATTTTCGCTGAATCTAATTGAAGCTGATATCTATCTTTAGAAGATTTCCCTGCCTTTATGAACTGCtgaattctttgaaaaagcTTTGCATTGAAATTCGAAGAGGCAACGAGGTGAGCAGTATCAACATGATTTGAAAGAGAAGTGAAGGATTTAGCGGTCAATTTAACAGAACCAAGATTAAAATTCGTTCCGAATATGTTGGTATCGAAAAGCCAGCTTATGATGAAATCCCAATATTCCGGGAATTTAACATTAAAAATAGAATATAAAGTGATGATGTTTTCTGAGTATGAATGatcaatatcattgatGGGtaattctattattttcattatggTTGGATGATCTAATATTTTAGTACCATATCTTCctaataattcttgtaaTGCAGCAGTTGAGGATTTTCTTATGATATATGCATGATCAAATAATGAGCAAGTtaacaaattcaagaagACAGAATCAAGTACAGGAATAGGGATTGTAGATCTACTTCTTGCTAGAGACCAGCAAATAAAGTTTGTAGCGTCTTTGATTTGATTCCCTTTGATTGACTTAAGTTGTAATTGTTGAAAAGTTAAACTCTTCGGtataatttcatttgagATAGTAAGTAGATATGTTGATGTTAATGAATTGGCGATATATTTAATCGATTCTGcaataatcaataaatttgtGTGCAAAAAGTCAATATCTATCATATCCCATGACTTTTCCTTCAGTAAAGAAGCTGTAGTAAGGATGATATCATTGATTAAGATATCTTGTGCCATTTCCACCTCTTTTAATTCGTTACATAACGTATTTAGAATCTTCTTGAATGAGTGTGCGATAATGAAACGTGTATCCGTTGATTGATTCGAAAAATGCGATAAGTACCACGAGATGATCTGTTCTAAAGCGTcccaattttcaaaataccCGTTCAATATAAACAATTTTGGAAGTAATTTGTTTAAGATATTCATTctattagaagaagaagaggatgCTGATGCTGATGCTGAATTCAATATGAAGCAAGTTAACTTTTCCATTGATAAAACTGtgagaaaaaattgttcCAATTCCTCGATGTCTATCGATTTAGCATTTACAATTAGTAGCTTTAAGTAGTAATTCAACGTCAAAAGGTCTTCGTTTTGTTCTGGATTAGAAGTAaccttttcaatatcatgtTTAgacttttctttatttttgaaatataattgtGCCCGTATTTGACAGAGTATGGTGATAAacaattgattatttttgaatgaattgatAGCTTCAATAATTTCGGCATAATTatctttgaaatcaaatggTGATTGTACTACAGTGTTTAAAGAtgctaataataaataatgtaaATACCAAATATCCACAATTCGATTTTCAGTTGACTTTCCTAAAGATTTTAGATCATTCATTATGAGAggcaaaagaaaaacatttGTGGTTAAAAACTTTGATGTTGCTTTCAAAGAGGTAACTTTGGATAAGTTATAGAAAATCTTGGACTTGAAAATCTTTATAGTAATATCTTtagtttcttcaaagaattCGTCCAATAAAACTGGGACAATAATGTGAAGCTTTTTCTCTAAGATAGATGGATCATTTTGGAATGAGTTTATAATAACAGTTATCTCTTCCACATTGGATTCTAAAAGTTTATAGTCATGATTTTTGGAATATGAAGAGCTAGTTTCATTTAACACAGTTATCTTATCTGTTAAAGTGATCACAGCCAACTCATTTGGATGTTTATTCATGTAGGTGTTAGATATGAGCTTTCGTAACGTGCAGTTTTTCACCCTTTCTAATAGTATCCTTTTGCCGTTTGATACAAGTAAACATTAATAGAAACTTTTTATGTAAAATGGTGTTTTCCTCTTCGATTTTATCTTCaacatttttcatatttggAACACTTCTACTAGGGGCGCTATCACATAAAACACTTGTTAAGAAAACTTAACGTGTAAAGTTGATTTAGTTGCTCTGAACTATATCTAGGTTAATAGACTTAAGGATGGGATATTATTAGCAGAATACCAGAAGCACGAGTAAAGTATTACAGTATATAGCCCACATATGTGACACTCTGAGCTTGACGGTCCTTGTAAGAACTACTAATGATAGCTAACTTCGCAACCGAAGCCATTTCAGAGAGTTTGGTTAAACGTAGAACCATTCAGGTATTCACCTTATTATCCCCTCTACTtgttatataaaataagtAACTGAGGTTAAACCAACCTATATACTATACGTTAACATGGTTAATAGTTAACCCTGAACTAGCAAATAGAAGCTAATTACGTCTAATCCTCTCATAGATGGAATAGGGAGGAAAATCAAGACAGCTCTACGAATAAACCAATAGTTATCGTTGAAAAAGGGTTTATTAGCCCAGCATAGCTATGGAATTATAActatgaaattaaaatcCAACTATTTTTGTTCAAAATAAGTATCATGCATGATACACGAAAAAGTTGAACCTTGCCATCCGTATGTATCCTTATATGATTTCGTTTTTCATGCTAAGGATATTCCCGGTTGGCTCTTTACTACTTTTTCATGTCTATATgcaaaaaacaaaaaagttCTCCTTTAAACCACCTAAGCTTTTTTCTCTGTTCCTTATGTCCCTGTTTCTACTGAGCAGAGCTCTTGTTATTTTAGGGAATAAAGCATACACataaacaacaaaacaaagaatTAACACTGATGTGTCAAAAAAAGGAACTATATTCCGGTTATCGATGgggaaaaatatttcttctaatgtACGGAAATAATGAGGTGGACCCTTTTACAAAATTGTCCCACCATTTTGCATACGTAATCTTTCTAATCACAACAACCACATACATACGTAATTGACTGAGTGTCTTACGTAAATTGAACGGCAACACCGATATACTTAATCTTGCATACTCTAGAAGAGTATCCGTAGGAAGGGAAGGAAATCTGGAGTTCATAGTTTGCCCTTTCCTTACCCCCGGATTAAAACCCCACAAACTCCATGTTTCTTGACCCAATTGGAAGAAAGTTAATTTCTCCTTTTGTCTCTTTTGtcttcaaaaattcaatagTTGGCGCCTATATCAATGACGTTATATATGTGTTGCATACCCGTGTACAACTCCACAGTAGGCCTGGTCGCGCAAGAACCTTGCCCGTTGCCCGAGGTGGGCAAGGGCCATTTTTCATGACGAAATTTTGGGGGAAAAAACACGGGCAAGAAGGATCATATATTGGGGTAAACCCAGGGCAAGaactttttttcaaaagctGGATACACCATTACTTATATCCATTTAGGTGGCTACTTCTTCGTTAAAAGGTTTAAAGAACATCAGTTGTTCAGCCCCCTCTACACTGACAACATTTATTTGGGAACTCATTAAGAGGTTTGCCGATCTGCTCTACATTGGTCAGCTAGTTCAACTACAAAGATTAGTTAAGTCCAATTACAATCTGGAGTTTTTTCATTGCTTTACTCACTTAGTGTAATTTTCGGCATAAAATACAAGAAAGTGTACTAATCGCCATACTTTATATGCAAAAGAGAgacatatattttttatagttTTATAgtaatatacatataagatactatatatatatatccagAAGATCACATCTGTATGAGCGAATATATGTAGCCTGGATCAACCCCTTAGAACCCTTTAGGTATTCACCATATCCCTTTGTTATCCTAGCTGCTTATTATATAACTGAACCTATTATACTTGactattatatattatacctGAACATATTAATAGATAACCCTGAACTATCAATAAGAAGTAAATTACATCTaacatcaatatcaatgaaATGGAGTTCCTTTAAAACTATGTTAATCTATGTTGAATTCTGATAATGACAGTAGAATAACAAATTCCGTACCAATACATATATACCGTACTATCaatatatcaaataaaacaataaaacaaacaataaaaCAAAACCCTACTGGCTTCCTTTTACATATAAATAGTACATAGCACCTACAGCCAAAATATAGCCTTCTTCCTTGGCCATGAAGGAACTTGACTTACACATTTACATAATTCTTACCTTGGGGCAAGGATGGGGCAAAGTTGggtaaatttttcttgcCTGGGGGCAAGGCAAGACCtgcaaatttttttctaacTATGGGGCCAAGCTTGTCAAAAAGTTGCCCGATCAGGCCTACTCCACGGGTCCTAAAAATACCTTAAAATCATGATGTCCGGATTTTCGGGAAAGGTCCAAATCTTTCTGCGTGATTGAATCATTGAGCCATGCGTAAAGTTCTGGAACCCAGCCACGGCTCTGTGTCAACAGCTTCagagaaaaggaagaaggtGTACGGCACCCACACCCCACGGCGGAAAAACTCCGTAATGTGTGACGCTTTCCATGTCAGCTCTCCCCTCGCCACCGCCCCCGACGATAGCCGTGTGGGTTCCCTACGTATTTTGTCTCT
The Naumovozyma dairenensis CBS 421 chromosome 5, complete genome DNA segment above includes these coding regions:
- the CIN1 gene encoding Cin1p (similar to Saccharomyces cerevisiae CIN1 (YOR349W); ancestral locus Anc_7.43) — translated: MNKHPNELAVITLTDKITVLNETSSSYSKNHDYKLLESNVEEITVIINSFQNDPSILEKKLHIIVPVLLDEFFEETKDITIKIFKSKIFYNLSKVTSLKATSKFLTTNVFLLPLIMNDLKSLGKSTENRIVDIWYLHYLLLASLNTVVQSPFDFKDNYAEIIEAINSFKNNQLFITILCQIRAQLYFKNKEKSKHDIEKVTSNPEQNEDLLTLNYYLKLLIVNAKSIDIEELEQFFLTVLSMEKLTCFILNSASASASSSSSNRMNILNKLLPKLFILNGYFENWDALEQIISWYLSHFSNQSTDTRFIIAHSFKKILNTLCNELKEVEMAQDILINDIILTTASLLKEKSWDMIDIDFLHTNLLIIAESIKYIANSLTSTYLLTISNEIIPKSLTFQQLQLKSIKGNQIKDATNFICWSLARSRSTIPIPVLDSVFLNLLTCSLFDHAYIIRKSSTAALQELLGRYGTKILDHPTIMKIIELPINDIDHSYSENIITLYSIFNVKFPEYWDFIISWLFDTNIFGTNFNLGSVKLTAKSFTSLSNHVDTAHLVASSNFNAKLFQRIQQFIKAGKSSKDRYQLQLDSAKIVYLLIELILRTKIAQDKDVLQKYRNFLDELITNFKAFDIFKRHRNINSNRLFQYTVILKIFIYHFASNYEQTLKFTKDDCYRFFSIVKSIPTRDPLVFKEFDNLTKQVISVLSDSIRSKFENNEVAELFWKEYEKQIKSNNLIVCSSLPKLEPRHFSEIFYKQLQTLSCQSKSKIIDSLTADTTKFQLLITSGLLHENSLLDFLNDYTITEQGDVGRLVRTSACELISKNKNILLSGSTTDLRIISKLIPSLIRISTEPATELKKLAFTLLSDIFKSSNDDSKSIHCQLLTFYDEEYIKDNTIYMRNFWKGYMMTLGAVHATDEDLTESLNEFIRFYNNRTSNDEKLELCNELIKIIPRATELTQENLKFTIISLNFWERLFQSGIRWPFEFNIKGVYAKLYNLHLVEIHSDDGMLMLKLGVLRLFPHLCVVYQDINNDNPDLVVPFVNTIIKRLLVLIQRKSTTDSTNSIKKKRISEMIKRSSIESLLQILLEFEMYHELKVVKSACKSDDVSKSIWTDDTLPEQILLKDNCVKNI